Part of the Brassica oleracea var. oleracea cultivar TO1000 chromosome C8, BOL, whole genome shotgun sequence genome is shown below.
ATCTTCATCGCGAATAGCAGAGTGGACGCTGAAGATGTTATCAAAGAAAGACAAGAACCAGAAAAGAGTAAGATGCAATGAATGCTTGCAACAATTTAAAGAGACTCTGATGAACCACCTTGGAGAAGATGAATCTTCTTCATAGAATCCAAATTCTGAAGTGGTTTCCCAGCCACCGTTTAACCCTTCACGTGAAGGCTGGGGATTTTCGAGTACTAGCTTCTTTGAATCCAAATCCTCCAAGAGGAGGTTATCGGAAAAGGATCTCGTAAGTTTTGACCTGCAGTTCATATTGTGTATTTGAAAGATATCTTAGTCTTTTGCAGTTATATGCCAACTTCTAAATTCTAAGGAATTTCCGTGGTCTGCTGGTTTAGTCAACAAAACTATGTACCTCAGGTTTTCGATCTCCAAGTTAGGATTACTACTTTTAGTGTTGCGCTGGTCAGAACGCAACTCCAACAGGGCTGGCCTCCCTAACTGAGGCTTGAATTTCCCCAAGAACCTGTTAAAAGAAATAATCTCTAGACTAAACAAACATGTAGCAGTAGCCAGAGCTGGACCTGATAAATATGGGACCTAAAAATAATGTTACCAGTAAAGCTACATGATATTTTTGGTTATTATTAGCCCAAGAAAAATATATATCTTTTCCGGCTCTAAAGCACATGATTCATTGGCTTTTATTCAGGTTTGGCCCTCCATGTAGCTATCAAAAAACAATAGATGGAAAGTTTGTAATATGAAGCTTACACATTGATGGCGTCCTGCTTTTCGCTGTCTTGATAAGCGTTGTTGTAGTAGCGATGCACAGCTGTTAGCATATCACGGTGCTTCATCATCATGTTCCAATCACCTCTCAAATCACTGAACATCTGTTAAACCATAATATGTTTTTGAAAAAAAATTGTTACTCGTAGTTCAAAGTTCCAACTCAAGCCTAGAAGAAAAATGTGTTGGAAAACCTATCACCTTGGTATGTGCGTCCGAGCCAGCATACTGCATTGCAATTACATGACCCATTTTTTCATAAGCTTCCATCAATTTCTCTGCCAATGGATTGTTCGTATCGACAACAGGAGGTCCTCTAATACCCAATAGATGCAGCTGATGATCAAGAACTACCAATCCGTTGGCATACTGAGCAAGCAGTTTGACCTTAAGACCCCTTTTTGAAGCTTAAAGATATCTGCCTTCAAAGCTTCTTTTTCTGCGCTAATTGCTTCTTCATCTTGATTCGGAATAGGGTTACTGGATCATGGTAGCATTAGTATTAGTACTTACCAACAAACGTGCAATAAAATCATAATTATGTATTAGAAAGACTTCATTCGAAGGATATATATACAGGTATATATATATATAAACTTACTTAAAAAATGAGTCGTTAAGTATGCTTTCAGCTCCTATACCTGAAGGAGCTTCACAGAAAAATAAGTTAATTAATCCCAATGCTCTCTTCGCATAGGCACACAAGTACTCGAATGCAGCATCAGCTCCACTGGAATATTGAAGGAAAAAGGGAAAAATTTGAGAAAGTTTCACAGACCAAAAAGTCAAAATCTCTCTGGCTCAGTTTCCAATGTCAAACCCGTGGGCTACAGGTAGCCGCTCCTCCGCCTCGCCTCCGTCGTCTTGTACCATCGGTGATAAAAGAAACCTCATCCCCCCAGACCCACCTGATCCTCTCTTCCATCTTTCCTTAGCTCAGTATCCTCTTCTCTCCCCAACCATCCCTTCCCGCCGTTCCAGAGCAATAGCTTTCTCAACTGTTGCTCCTCTCCTTTCCACCCCAACTGTCCAACAGATATCTGCTGGTCTTTCTACCACTGATATTGCTCCCTGCAATGTCGATACTGAAATGGTCTTGGAAAATGCATCTATTGTAGATCCACAAACCAGATCTGAAACAACTGTTGATAACACAATAGCTCTTCAGCCCCAAACAACAACTACTGTAGCTAGCTCTACAGATCTGAGTAATACCTCATCTGAAACCTTTACTGTCTTGCCGCCAAAGTCTACCTCCCCTATCCAAACAAATAAAGCATCCTCCTTAACCCCAACTGTTGCTAGTGTCTGTTCTGATGCTGCTCCTTTGCATCCTGAAAAAAACCACTGCCCCCCTCCTCTTGCCTTTGATCGCCCTCAAACCTCTGTTAAACCTCCGCCCCTTCCTCCCAACCCTACTCTTGTGGAAAAAATTCGCAGATTTGAAGATAAAACCCTAAAAAGAATAGCACCAGCCACCATTTCCGCGTCGGGAAGACCAACTGTCATGATTCCGGATACTGTCTTCCAAAAGGGAGCTGATTTACACAAGGATTTCATTGTCTGTGTCTTCAATGGCAGATCCCCCCCCTTTAGTCAGATACAAAGTGTTTTTAACCACTTATGGGGCAAGGGAAAGAGATTGGAGATTCATAACAATCCTTATTCCCGAAGCGTTCTCGTTCGCATTACGAGTGATTACTTGAAGCAAAAAATCTTGGAAAAAGGATACTGGTATGTTGGTGACTCCTTGTTCCACACTCAGCAGTGGACATCTACTACTAGGTCTACGGCACCATCCTTCTCATCAATCAAAATTTGGGCACACCTTACTGGTATTCCTCTTGATCTCCGTCACCAGGATGGTCTCAGTCTGGTAGCGGGCCTTGTAGGTGAACCTAAAGAAACAGATGGTTTCACAAAGAACCTTGTTAGCCTTACTCTTGCGCATGCCAAAGTGGAAGTTGATCTCACCAAACCTTTACCTGATGTTGTTGAATTCACTAGACAGTCTGGAGAGGTTGTTGAAGTTCTTGTTGCTTATCCTTGGCTTCCTCCTACTTGCTCCCATTGTAAAGAACTAGGGCATATCGCAAAGAACTGCCTCCTTATTCCTCCCCCTCAGAAGGCTCCTCCCCCTCCTGCTCTGCGAACCAAAACTCCTTCTGCTACCAAAGAACCACCAGTACCTAACCATCA
Proteins encoded:
- the LOC106308243 gene encoding phosphoinositide phosphatase SAC5-like yields the protein MEAYEKMGHVIAMQYAGSDAHTKMFSDLRGDWNMMMKHRDMLTAVHRYYNNAYQDSEKQDAINVFLGKFKPQLGRPALLELRSDQRNTKSSNPNLEIENLRSKLTRSFSDNLLLEDLDSKKLVLENPQPSREGLNGGWETTSEFGFYEEDSSSPSVHSAIRDEDHFRGTESRQMYPGSSSTSDSRWLDDVPGFSHSYSAKFTTAEEMFERRSSMSSDNMFSDMYKSFTSTTGTDHPSDPDQPADGIVLVPGFSIYFIQWVEHGRALERVRR